The following are encoded together in the Nocardioides thalensis genome:
- a CDS encoding FAD-binding oxidoreductase, with protein sequence MSIDNDLDLTTGTTDPLAAGHALRGLLGDRVVLPGDEQYDAARVAWNLAVDQRPAAVAVPRSAAEVATIVRMAAETGLRVAPQSTGHNAGPLAAQGLDDVVIVRMSEMTMAIADPTRGIVRVEGGTLWEPAVDAAAAHGKAVLHGSSPDVGIAGYSLGGGIGWYARKLGLATNSLTAVEIVVADGTLVRADASHNAELFWALRGGGGNFGVVTALEFRMYDIPTAYAGMMLWGPEHIEKVLREWAAWAPGAPDEITTAFRVLRMPPLPEIPEFLAGRTVAVIDGAVLGSDEDGAEILAGLRALRPELDTFGRVPAKSLVRLHMDPEGGMPGVSDSAMLEGLPDGAIDTFLQHAGPGVETPLAIAELRQLGGALGRAHEGGGVLSSLDAQFGAFQAGMAMTPEMGAAVHGAATALTGALAPYSTGAAYLNFAENPIDARRGYRPEAWRQLAGVRSAVDPHGLFVANHRVPRLFEDGQPTT encoded by the coding sequence ATGAGCATCGACAACGACCTGGACCTGACCACCGGCACCACCGACCCCCTCGCCGCCGGCCACGCCCTCCGCGGCCTGCTCGGCGACCGTGTCGTCCTCCCCGGCGACGAGCAGTACGACGCCGCCCGGGTCGCGTGGAACCTCGCCGTCGACCAGCGTCCGGCCGCCGTGGCCGTACCGCGCTCGGCCGCCGAGGTGGCCACCATCGTCCGGATGGCGGCGGAGACCGGCCTCCGGGTCGCGCCGCAGAGCACCGGCCACAACGCGGGTCCGCTCGCCGCGCAGGGCCTCGACGACGTCGTGATCGTCCGGATGTCCGAGATGACGATGGCGATCGCCGACCCCACCCGCGGGATCGTCCGCGTCGAGGGCGGCACCCTGTGGGAGCCCGCCGTCGACGCCGCGGCCGCGCACGGGAAGGCGGTGCTGCACGGCTCCTCCCCCGACGTCGGCATCGCCGGCTACTCGCTGGGCGGCGGCATCGGCTGGTACGCCCGCAAGCTCGGCCTCGCCACCAACAGCCTCACCGCCGTGGAGATCGTCGTCGCCGACGGCACCCTGGTGCGGGCCGACGCCAGCCACAACGCCGAGCTGTTCTGGGCGCTGCGGGGAGGAGGTGGGAACTTCGGCGTGGTGACCGCGCTCGAGTTCCGGATGTACGACATCCCCACCGCCTACGCCGGGATGATGCTGTGGGGACCCGAGCACATCGAGAAGGTGCTGCGCGAGTGGGCCGCCTGGGCGCCGGGCGCCCCCGACGAGATCACCACCGCGTTCCGGGTGCTGCGGATGCCGCCGCTGCCGGAGATCCCCGAGTTCCTCGCCGGCCGGACCGTGGCCGTCATCGACGGCGCCGTGCTCGGCTCCGACGAGGACGGCGCGGAGATCCTCGCCGGCCTGCGTGCCCTCCGGCCCGAGCTCGACACGTTCGGCCGGGTGCCCGCCAAGAGCCTGGTCCGGCTGCACATGGACCCCGAGGGCGGCATGCCCGGCGTGTCCGACTCCGCGATGCTCGAGGGCCTGCCCGACGGCGCGATCGACACGTTCCTCCAGCACGCCGGTCCCGGCGTCGAGACGCCGCTCGCGATCGCCGAGCTCCGGCAGCTCGGCGGCGCGCTGGGTCGCGCGCACGAGGGAGGCGGCGTGTTGTCGAGCCTGGACGCGCAGTTCGGCGCGTTCCAGGCCGGCATGGCCATGACGCCCGAGATGGGCGCCGCGGTGCACGGCGCGGCCACCGCCCTCACCGGCGCGCTGGCGCCGTACTCCACCGGCGCTGCCTACCTGAACTTCGCCGAGAACCCGATCGACGCACGACGGGGCTACCGGCCCGAGGCGTGGCGCCAGCTCGCCGGGGTGCGCTCGGCCGTCGACCCGCACGGGCTGTTCGTCGCCAACCACCGGGTGCCGCGGCTCTTCGAGGACGGGCAGCCCACGACATGA
- a CDS encoding BREX system ATP-binding domain-containing protein, with the protein MPPPAHLEVSVLGALEVRRDTTALDLGAPKQRALLASLVLARGRPVSVDGIIDHLWGDDAPPGVTGTLQAYVSQLRRVVEPDRAPRTPATILVTAAPGYALKVPDDQVDAHRFEQAVSRAHKALQALPVWGPHELPRDEIDRQRATIDAALESWRGTPYADLGDVDAAANERTRLEGLRLVAFEDRAAAGLALGDHATVAADLEALTSAHPLRERLWALRAVALARAGRQADALDVLGQVRRVLDEELGIDPSAELRDLQAAVLRQDERLVWAAPASGPVRTAPPAPVAEPASSEPPRPRRPDAEAPVAPWPMIGRDAELAALTGALDDVADGRTSFAALTGEPGIGKSRLAAELLVQARRRGFRVLVGRCSQDEGAPSLWPWKAVLDALGTDLMTLVDAAGGPGGPGGSGGADEDGRFRLWEAVTSVVRDAARQGPTVLLLEDLHWADHASLRVLRLLVEAAHEPVLVAGTWRLHPPPTGTLADVAEALARRHAVRVDLHGLPERDVRTVFAAVSGREPEGDTRALVARTDGNPFFVVELARLSAERGGGVDLAHGVLPAAVGDVLDRRIGRLPDDTIAALRTAAVIGRRFDLATLARAARLDEDDALDVVDPAVAAGLVREDGVDHYLFTHALVRDRLRAAVGASRVARVHARVADALTAVGRETEAAHHWLEAGPAHAALAWRAARDAAGVAARLYDHGQAADLLSGALASMDHDPEATLEDRYAVLMELAEADKWAVRIQHLVSVVEEAIRIGKELRDPERVARAALAPSTGVLWRTAPAFEENGLVIAAMRGSLERLPPGDGELRCRTLLGLALELSGDGEIPDPDASPATDLARSDDAVALAEEGRAMALRLGDPALVITANQLSFISMWSPTSAPDRLSWSSYALELAEATGDQRSAVVSGVLRAMVLGDLGRVEEMTAQVARTRVLVERLRIAYGDLMLTGLEAVWAAAAGRFDDLDRALERIADLGVRMDHESTDEAFAATQLVSSYWRDRPAEALPVIDQLLKHDWPFQTSDAVYRWRSGDQDGARRVLDDLGWPPEEENQLSLLAWSHAAEAALYLGDTALAARAEGYLAGFAGRPCTVGGAIVMAPVDAYLALAARAQERADDAAAHADAAAAQADAWGLGAVSSWLAGMRTAYDF; encoded by the coding sequence GTGCCGCCGCCCGCACACCTCGAGGTCTCTGTGCTCGGAGCGCTCGAGGTCCGCCGTGATACGACGGCTCTGGACCTGGGCGCTCCCAAGCAGCGCGCGCTGCTGGCGTCGCTCGTGCTCGCCCGCGGCCGCCCGGTGTCGGTCGACGGGATCATCGACCACCTCTGGGGCGACGACGCGCCACCCGGCGTCACGGGCACGCTCCAGGCCTACGTCTCCCAGCTGCGGCGGGTGGTCGAGCCCGACCGCGCTCCGCGCACGCCGGCGACGATCCTGGTCACCGCGGCCCCGGGCTACGCGCTCAAGGTCCCGGACGACCAGGTGGACGCGCACCGGTTCGAGCAGGCGGTGTCGCGGGCCCACAAGGCGCTCCAGGCGCTGCCGGTCTGGGGACCCCACGAGCTGCCCAGGGACGAGATCGACAGGCAGCGCGCGACGATCGACGCCGCCCTCGAGAGCTGGCGCGGCACGCCGTACGCCGACCTCGGCGACGTCGACGCCGCGGCCAACGAGCGCACCCGGCTGGAGGGCCTGCGGCTGGTCGCGTTCGAGGACCGCGCCGCCGCCGGCCTCGCGCTCGGCGACCACGCGACCGTCGCGGCGGACCTCGAGGCGCTCACGTCGGCGCATCCGCTCCGCGAGCGGCTGTGGGCGCTGCGGGCGGTCGCGCTCGCCCGCGCGGGCCGCCAGGCCGACGCCCTCGACGTGCTCGGCCAGGTACGCCGGGTGCTCGACGAGGAGCTCGGTATCGACCCCTCCGCCGAGCTCCGCGACCTCCAGGCCGCCGTGCTCCGGCAGGACGAGCGGCTGGTGTGGGCCGCGCCCGCCTCCGGCCCGGTCCGTACGGCGCCGCCGGCGCCGGTGGCGGAGCCCGCATCGTCGGAGCCGCCGCGGCCCCGCCGCCCGGACGCCGAGGCCCCGGTCGCCCCGTGGCCGATGATCGGTCGCGACGCCGAGCTGGCGGCGCTCACCGGTGCGCTCGACGACGTGGCCGACGGCCGCACGTCGTTCGCCGCGCTGACCGGCGAGCCCGGCATCGGGAAGTCCCGGCTCGCCGCCGAGCTGCTCGTCCAGGCCCGGCGCCGCGGCTTCCGGGTCCTGGTGGGCCGGTGCTCGCAGGACGAGGGCGCTCCGTCTCTGTGGCCGTGGAAGGCCGTGCTCGACGCGCTCGGCACCGACCTGATGACCCTCGTCGACGCGGCCGGCGGGCCCGGTGGTCCCGGTGGCTCCGGTGGCGCCGACGAGGACGGCCGGTTCCGGCTCTGGGAGGCGGTCACCTCGGTCGTCCGCGACGCCGCGCGGCAGGGTCCGACGGTGCTGCTGCTCGAGGACCTGCACTGGGCCGACCACGCGAGCCTGCGGGTGCTCCGGCTGCTCGTCGAGGCGGCTCACGAGCCCGTGCTGGTCGCGGGCACGTGGCGGCTCCACCCGCCCCCGACCGGGACCCTGGCCGACGTCGCGGAGGCTCTCGCCCGCCGGCACGCCGTACGGGTCGACCTCCACGGTCTGCCCGAGCGCGACGTACGCACGGTGTTCGCGGCCGTGTCCGGCCGCGAGCCCGAGGGGGACACCCGCGCGCTGGTCGCGCGCACCGACGGCAACCCGTTCTTCGTCGTGGAGCTGGCGCGGCTCTCCGCCGAGCGCGGTGGTGGCGTCGACCTCGCCCACGGCGTGCTTCCGGCAGCCGTCGGCGACGTGCTCGACCGGCGGATCGGCCGGCTGCCGGACGACACGATCGCCGCTCTGCGCACCGCCGCCGTCATCGGCCGTCGCTTCGACCTCGCCACCCTCGCGCGGGCAGCGCGTCTCGACGAGGACGACGCGCTCGACGTGGTCGACCCCGCCGTGGCCGCCGGCCTGGTGCGGGAGGACGGTGTCGACCACTACCTGTTCACCCACGCCCTCGTGCGCGACCGGCTGCGCGCGGCGGTCGGCGCCAGCCGGGTCGCGCGGGTGCACGCGCGCGTCGCCGACGCGCTCACCGCGGTCGGACGGGAGACCGAGGCCGCCCACCACTGGCTCGAGGCCGGCCCGGCGCACGCGGCGCTCGCCTGGCGCGCCGCGCGCGACGCCGCCGGCGTCGCCGCGCGCCTCTACGACCACGGCCAGGCGGCCGACCTGCTGTCCGGTGCGCTGGCGAGCATGGACCACGACCCCGAGGCCACGCTGGAGGACCGCTACGCCGTCCTGATGGAGCTCGCGGAGGCCGACAAGTGGGCGGTGCGGATCCAGCACCTGGTGTCGGTGGTCGAGGAGGCGATCCGGATCGGCAAGGAGCTGCGCGACCCGGAGCGGGTCGCTCGGGCCGCGCTCGCACCGTCCACCGGCGTGCTGTGGCGCACGGCTCCGGCGTTCGAGGAGAACGGCCTGGTCATCGCTGCCATGCGCGGCAGCCTCGAGCGGCTGCCTCCCGGCGACGGCGAGCTGCGCTGCCGCACCCTGCTCGGGCTCGCCCTGGAGCTCTCGGGGGACGGGGAGATCCCCGATCCCGACGCGTCGCCGGCCACCGACCTGGCGCGGTCCGACGACGCCGTCGCTCTCGCCGAGGAGGGCCGCGCGATGGCACTGCGGCTCGGCGACCCGGCGCTGGTGATCACGGCCAACCAGCTCTCGTTCATCTCGATGTGGAGCCCGACCAGCGCTCCCGACCGGCTCTCCTGGAGCAGCTATGCGCTCGAGCTCGCCGAGGCCACCGGCGACCAGCGGTCGGCGGTCGTGTCCGGCGTCCTCCGCGCGATGGTGCTGGGTGACCTCGGCCGCGTCGAGGAGATGACCGCCCAGGTCGCCCGCACCCGGGTGCTCGTCGAGCGGCTGCGGATCGCGTACGGCGACCTCATGCTCACCGGGCTGGAGGCGGTGTGGGCCGCGGCCGCCGGCCGCTTCGACGACCTCGACCGGGCGCTCGAGCGGATCGCCGACCTCGGCGTGCGGATGGACCACGAGTCGACCGACGAGGCGTTCGCCGCCACCCAGCTGGTCAGCTCCTACTGGCGCGACCGGCCCGCCGAGGCGCTGCCGGTGATCGACCAGCTGCTGAAGCACGACTGGCCGTTCCAGACGAGCGACGCCGTCTACCGGTGGCGGTCCGGCGACCAGGACGGCGCCCGCCGGGTGCTCGACGACCTCGGCTGGCCGCCGGAGGAGGAGAACCAGCTGAGCCTGCTCGCCTGGAGCCACGCCGCGGAGGCCGCGCTGTACCTCGGCGACACCGCCCTGGCTGCGCGGGCCGAGGGCTACCTCGCTGGCTTCGCCGGCCGCCCCTGCACCGTCGGCGGCGCGATCGTGATGGCGCCGGTCGACGCCTACCTGGCGCTCGCCGCACGGGCACAGGAGCGGGCGGACGACGCCGCGGCGCACGCCGACGCGGCCGCGGCGCAGGCGGACGCGTGGGGGCTCGGCGCGGTCAGCTCGTGGCTCGCGGGGATGCGGACGGCGTACGACTTCTAG